The Agrococcus sp. SGAir0287 DNA window TCCTCGACGACGCCCTCGGCCTCCTCTGCCAGCGCGTCGGTCCCCATGCTGCGGTGCACGTCCGAGTCCGCGACGTCCTGGAGCGCGTCGGCCGTGGAGCCCATCGTGGCACCGAGGTCGACGAACGCCTGCGCCGTGGTGCGGAGGGCACCGGGCTCGCCGTCGAACTGCTCGAGGGGGTACTGGAAGCGAGGGGACAGCATCAGCCCGCGTCCTCCATGGCGGCGGTCGCCTCGGTCTCCCAGTCGTTCCAACCCGTGACGATGCCGTCGATGCGCTCGTGCACGCTCTGCAGGCGCTCGCGCAGGTCGTCGCGATTCGACGACCAGTTGGCCTCGAACCACCCCACGCGATCGCGAAGCCTCCCGCGACCATGCGGGTTGCCGACCGACTCCTCGAGGTCGTCGTTGGTCGAGGCCGAGTCCTCGAACTCGTCCATCGCGGCGCGGAGTCCATCGCGAGCGGCGGTGAGCCTCGCCCTGTCGAGCATGACGTCCAGCACTCGTCGTCGCTCCTCGCGGCTCGTGGGTGTCCCTCGACCGTAGGAGATGAGACTGGACGTCGCCATGGGGAGGACTGCCGAGGGACCCTGCGATGCTGGATGCGTGACCGGACTCCCGTCGACGACGCTCTCGAACGGCATGCACGCCGAGATGCGGTTCTCGGGCGACGGTGGCTACCAGCTCGTCGTCGACGGCACGCCCCAGTCGCACGTCGATCCCGAGCGGCCGCAGCTGCTCGTCTACGAGTACGTCCAGCGCATCGGGCACGTGCTCGACGCCATGCGCCCGGGGCCGCTCACGGCGCTGCACCTCGGGGCCGGCGCCCTGACGCTCCCCCGCTACGTCGCCGCGACGCGTCCCGGCTCGCGGCAGCAGGTGATCGAGCTCGAGCCCGGCATCGTCGAGATCGTGCGGGAGGTCGCGCCGCTGCCGCGCGAGGCGAGCATCCGCATCCGATACGGGGACGCGCGCGCGGTGCTCGAGCGCCTGCCCGCCGGGCTCACGGGGGCGTGCGACCTCGTCGTCGTCGACGTGTTCGCCGGCTCGCAGACGCCCGCGCACGTCACGTCGCTCGAGTTCCACGAACGGCTGCGCGCGCTGCTCGCACCGGGCGGCGTGCTGTGCGTCAACCTCGCGGACGGCCGCGAGCTGCGGTTCGTGCGCTCGCAGCTCGCGACGCTCGCGCACGTGCACGCGCACCTCGCGGCGATCGCCGACACGGGCTTCCTCAAGGGACGCCGGTACGGCAACCTCGTCGCCGTCGCCTCCGACGAGCCGCTGCGGCTCGACGGCGTGCCGGCGGCGCTGCAGCGCGACCCGTGGCCGGCGAAGGTCGTCGAGGGCGACGAGCTGCGGCGCTTCGCGTCGAGCGGCGCGATCGTGACCGACGCGACGGCGCTGCCCTCCCCGCCGCCGAGCCGCTCGGTCTTCGGCTGACGCGACGCGCCGACGCCCGCGGCCGCGTCGGCGAGTCGCGCACGCGCCGGGCGATGCGCACGGATCGCGTCGGTGGTCGGGTGCAGGATGTGCCCATGCATGCGGTGCTCGGCTTCGACGTGACGACGTTGCGTCCCACGGTCGACGTCGCCGCCGCGACGGCCCGCATCGACGAGATCGGGCTCTCGCGGGCGATGGCCGATCTCGCGGAGCGCGCGTGGCTGCTGCTCGCGGTCGGCCGGGTCGACGAGGCGGCGGGCAGCGCCGCGCGCGCGCTCATGGTCGCCCGGGCAACGGGCGACCGGCGCGAGAGCGCCCGCATGCGCCTCCTGCGCGCCGCGGTCGCCGTCGCGGGCGGGCGCCTCCCCGCGGCGCTGCGCGACTGCGACTCCGTCGTCGACGAGGCGCGCGCGTCGGGGTGGAGCGCCGTGCTGGCCGAGGCGCTCCACGAGCGCGGCGTCGCCCGCTTCGCGGCGCAGCGGTGGCGCGAGGCGGCGGACGACCTCGCCGAGTCGCTCGCGCTGCTGCGCGACGCGGACGCGACGGCGCGCGAGCTCGCCGCATCCACGGCGGTGGACGGCGACTCGGGCGAGCGCGCCGACGAGGACGCCGCCCGCGCCGAGGCGATCGACGCCGCCGAGGTGTCGCTGCTCGTCGCGCTCGACCGCGCCGACCGCGCAGAGGGCGCCGTGGGTCGCGCGCGGCCGACGCATCCGCTCTTCGGCACGCGCTGAGGCTGGGGCTCCGGCCGCGCAGCGGGTGGAGGGGACGCACCCTCCGAGACGGCTGATCGCTGCGCTCGCCGCGTCCTCGGGCGTCGCGCGGCGAGGAGCCGTCACGAGACCCGCGCCGTCGACGGATGTCGTGCTCTGCGACGCTCCGCGGAGGTCGGCGGGTCTCGTGACGCGGAGACGCTGCGCGACTGCGCTCCGCGACCGGCCGGTGCGCAGCGGTCGAGACGCCGACGCCGTCCCCCGGATCGGCGTCTCGACCGCCGTCGGCGACGGAATGCGTCGCCTATGTTGCACACCGGTCACGGATCGGTGACGATCCGGGCGCCCGGCGACCGTTTCCATTGCCCTGGGCGCGATGGTCGACCTACGCTCACGGGAAACCGAGCGCCTCCCCGCGCGGCGCCCAGCCCCAAGGAGCACCGATGGCACGACGACCCATCCGCATCCTCGCGAGCCGCGCAGGCTCGCGCGCGATCACGAGCGAGCTCACCCGCCGCGGCTTCCTGGCCGTCGCCGCCGGCTCGGGCGCGACCGCCTTCCTCGCCGCCTGCTCGGGTCCGTCGACGAGCGACGCCCCCGCCGCCACCGGCGGCGCGCTCGAGGATGCGCTCGCCATCTACACGTGGGGCGACTACGACGCCCCCGAGACGCTCACCGACTTCACCGCCGAGCAGGGCCCGCAGATCACGCTCGACTCCTACTCGTCGAACGAGGAGATGATCGCGCGCCTCGTCGCCGCGAACGGCACCTCCGGCTTCGACATCATCGTGCCGACGGGCGTCTTCATCCCGCAGCTCATCGAGCAGGGGCTCGTGCAGGAGCTGAACCTCGACCTCATCCCGAACCTGTCGAACCTCGACCCCGCGTTCGCCGGCCAGGACTGGGACCCGGAGAACCGCTACTCGATCTGCAAGGACTGGGGCACGACGGGCTTCGTGTTCGACTCCACCGTCATCACGCGCGACCTGCAGACGTGGGAGGACTTCCTCGACGCAGCGCAGAACGAGGCGAGCGGCCGCACGAGCCTGCTCGACGCACCCGAGGACCTCACGGGACTGTACTTCTGGTCGAACGGCATCCCGTGGACCACGACCGATGAGGCCGACCTCGACGCCGCCGAGGACTTCCTCGTGAACACGCTCGCGCAGCACATCTCGGCCTTCGACTCGTACCCGGGCTCCGGCGCGATGCAGCAGGGCACGCAGGTGCTCATGCAGGCGTGGAACGGCGACGCCCGACTGGGCATCCTCGAGTCGGACGACCCCGACCGCTGGCAGTGGCGGCTCGGCGCGCCCGACACCGAGCTGTGGATGGACAACTGGTGCATCCCCACCGGGGCACCCCACCCCGAGGCCGCGCACGCCTTCATCGACTACGTGCTCGACCCGACGGTCTCGCTGCAGGAGCTCGACTACATCGGCTACCACACGGGCGTCGCCGGCATCGAGGAGGCGGCGATCGCCGAGGGCCTCGAGCGCACCGACATCGTCTTCTTCACCGAGGAGCAGCTCGCGACGATGCACAACGGCGAGGTCAACGAGGCGCAGCCGCGCGGCGTCGAGATCTGGAACGCCATGAAGGCCGCGGCGGGCCAGTAGGGATGACCGACACCGCAGCCCAGGCAGCCCTGCACGCCGCCGCCGAGGCGCGCGCGGGCGACGTCACGATCTCGGGCGTCACGAAGCGCTACGGCGACCAGACGGCCGTCGACGGCCTCGACCTGCACATCGCGCAGGGCGAGTTCCTCTCGCTGCTCGGCCCCTCCGGCTGCGGCAAGACGACGACGCTGCGCATGATCGCCGGCTTCGAGGAGCCCGACGCCGGCGACATCCGCATCTCGGGCGCCTCCGTCGTGGGCGTGCCGCCGCACCGCCGCAACGTCAACACCGTCTTCCAGCAGTACGCCCTGTTCCCGCACCTCACCGTCGCCGAGAACGTCGCCTTCGGGCTGCGTCGTGCACGCGTGCCGCGCGCCGAGATCGGCGACCGCGTCGTCGAGGCGCTCGACATGGTGCGGATGCGCGGGTTCGCCGACCGCCGCCCCACGGCCCTCTCCGGTGGTCAGCAGCAACGCATCGCGCTCGCGCGGGCGCTCGTGAACCGACCGTCGGTGCTGCTGCTCGACGAGCCGCTGTCGGCGCTCGACCGGCAGCTGCGCGAGGAGATGCAGGTCGAGCTCAAGCTGCTGCAGGCGCGGCTCGGCACCACGTTCGTCTTCGTGACGCACGACCAGGGCGAGGCGCTGTCGATGAGCGATCGCATCGCGGTCATGCGCGCGGGGCGCATCGAGCAGCTCGCCGACGCCGACACCGTCTACGGCAGCCCCGCATCCGCATACGTCGCAGGATTCATCGGCAGGCAGAACTTCTTCGCCGGCACCGCCGCAGGCAGCCTCGTGGAGGCCGACGGCCTCACGCTGCGCGGCACGGCATCCCTCGTCGACGGCACGGCGGTGCGCGCGGCCATCCGCCCCGAGGCCGTGCGCCTCGCGCTCGGCGAGGAGCCCGGCGAGAACCGGCTCGTGGGCAGGCTCGTCGGCATCAGCCACCTCGGCGAGTCGATGCAGTACATCGTCGAGGCCGGCAGGCACTCGGTCGTCGTGCTGACGCCGCGTCCGAGCGCGCCGAGCGTGCAGCCCGGCGACGCGGTGACGCTCGCCTGGGATGCGGGCGACGTCGCGGTCTTCCCCGACGACCGGTCGCAGCCGGCGCCCGAGACGGCCTCGGCGGCGTCGTGACCGCGACGGCCCCCGCGCCCGCGGCGCCCGCATCCGCGCCCCCCGCACGTCGCCGCCTGCGCGCGCCCGCCTTCCTGCTCGCGCTGCCCGCGTGGTTCTGGCTGCTCGTGTTCTTCGTCGCACCCGTCGGGCTCGTGCTGTTCTACTCGTTCGGCTACAAGCCGAGCCTCTTCGAGACCGTCGCGACCGACCGCCTCTCGTTCGACCGCTACGTCGAGGCGCTGTCACCGACCTTCGCCTCCGTCTTCGCCAGCACCCTGTGGGTCGGCGTCGTCGGCACCGTGCTGTGCCTCGCGATCGCGATGCCCGCCGCGTACTGGATCGCGACGAAGGTGCCCGCGCACCGCCGCGGTCTCATGCTCGGTCTCGTGCTCGTGCCCTTCTGGACGAACTTCCTCGTGCGCACGATCGGCTGGCGCGTCATGCTCGCGCCCGAGGGCTTCCTGTCGGAGTGGATGGTCGGGCTCGGGCTGCCGCCCATCGACCTCCTCAACACGCGCGCGGCCGTCGTCATCGGCGTCGTCTACAACTACCTGCCGCTCATGATCCTGCCGCTGTACGTCGCGTTCGATCGCGTCGAGGGGCCGCTGCGCGAGGCGAGCAAGGACCTCGGCGCCGACCGCGTGCGCACCTTCCTCACCGTGACGCTGCCGCTCGCGCGCCCCGGCATCGTCGCGGGCGTGCTGTTCGTCTACATCCCGCTCATGGGCGACTACATCACGGCGACCGTGCTCGGCGGCGCCCAGGGCACCATGGCGGGGCAGCTCGTCGCGAGCCAGTTCCAGACGGCGCAGAACTGGGCGCTCGGCTCGGCGATGGCCGTCGTGCTCATCGTCACGACCGTGCTGTCGGCCGTGGTCGCCGCGGGCCTGCTGTGGCTCGTCACCTGGCCGCTGCGGCTGTCGCAGCGGCTGCGCATCGGAGCGGCGTCGTGACCGCCCCCGCCGCGCGCCGTCGTCGCAGGCCCGTGACGGACGTGCTGCTGTCGGTGTGGGGCTGGCTCGTCATGGCGTTCCTCTTCGCGCCGATCCTGGTGATCGTCGTCTACTCGTTCAACGAGGGGCGACTGCTCGCGTCGTGGGACGGCTTCGGGTTCTCCGCCTACGAGGCGGCGTTCGCGAACCGGCAGATCGTCGCGACGGTGCTCGTGACGATCCGCGTCGCCATCTGGTCGGCGCTCGTCGCGACGGTGCTCGGCACGATGGCGGGCATCGCGCTCGCGAGGCGCCCCGGTCGCTGGACGGTGTGGTTCACGGCGCTGCTGCTGCTCGTGACCGTGACGCCCGAGATCGTGGATGCCGTCGCGCTCCTGCCGTGGTTCGTGCAGCTGGGCACCGAGCTCGGCATCACGGTGCTCAACGACGGCATCGTGCGGCTCGCGATCGGCTCGTCGCTGTTCTCCACCGCGGTCGTCGCGTACCTCGTGCGCTCGCGGCTCGTCGGCATGGACGAGCACCTCGAGCAGGCGGCCGCCGACCTCTACGCGACGCCCGTGCAGGCGCTCACACGCGTGACGCTGCCGCTCACGGCACCCGCCGTGCTGTCGGGCTTCCTGCTGTCGTTCACGCTCAGCCTCGACAACACGATCATCGCGGCGTTCGTCTCGGTGCAGGGATCCACGCCGTGGCCCGTCTACATCCTCGGATCCGTGCGCTCGGGGCTGCGGCCCGAGATCGCGGCGATGTCGACCGTGATGCTCGTGCTCACGCTGCTCGTGCTCGTGCTCGTCGCGATCGTGCTGCGGCGCTCGGGCGACTCGACGGCGCAGATCGCCCGCACGATGACCGGCGGCTGAGGCCGCGCACCCATTCGACGCGATCGCGAGCGCGGTCGCCGCTGCAGGACGGAAGGCACGCACCGTGGTCGACGCGATCTTCACGAACGGACCCATCTTCACCGCGGACGCCGCGCGCTCGTGGGCGACGAGCCTCGCGATCGCCGGCGACCGCATCGTCGCGGTCGGCCACGACGAGGTGCTCGAGCTGCGCACGAGCACGACGGAGGTCGTCGACCTGCGCGGCAGGCTGCTGACGCCCGGCTTCGTCGACAGCCACGTGCACCCCGCGTGGGGCGGGCTCGACATGCTCCGCTGCGACCTGTCGGGCACGGCGATCGACCGGGATGCCTACCTCGCGGCCATCGCCGACTACGTCGCCGCGCATCCCGACGAGCCGTGGCTGCTCGGCGGCGGCTGGGCGATGGCGGCGTTCCCCGGCGGCACGCCGCTCGCCGCGGACCTCGATCGGATCGTGCCCGACCGACCCGCGTTCCTCACGAACCGCGACGGGCACGGCGCATGGGCGAACGCGGTGGCGCTGCGCATGGCGGGCATCGACGCGTCGACGCCCGATCCCGCCGACGGGCGCATCGAGCGGCTCGCCGACGGCACGCCGAGCGGCACCCTCCACGAGGGCGCGATGACGCTCGTGAACCGGCTCATCCCCGTCGAGTCGCCCGAGCGGATGCGCGAGGCGTTGCGCGTGGCGCAGCGGTACCTGCACTCGCTGGGCGTCGTCGGCTGGCAGGACGCGATCCTCGGCGACTACGGGGATGCGCCGAACCCGGGTCCGACGTACCTTGCCCTCGCCCGGTCCGGCGAGCTGACGGCGCGCGTGCGCGGCGCGCTGTGGTGGGAGCGCGGCCGCGGCGTCGAGCAGATCCCCGAGCTCGTCGAGCGCAGGGATGCGTGGTCGGCGGGGACGTTCGCGGCCACGAGCGTGAAGATCATGCAGGACGGCGTCGCCGAGAACTTCACGGCGGGCATGCTCGAGCCGTACTGCGACGGCCACGGCCACGCGACGGCGAACGACGGGCTCTCCTTCCACGACCCCGCGGTGCTCGCGGAGGCGCTGCCCGCGCTCGAGCGGCTCGGCTTCCAGGCGCACTTCCACGCGATCGGCGACCGCGCGGTGCGCGAGTGCCTCGACGCCGTCGCCGCGGCGCGCGCCGCGAACGGCCGGGTGGACTCGCGCCCGCACATCTCGCACATCCAGGTCGTGCATCCCGACGACCGCGGGCGCTTCCGCGAGCTCGGCGTCGCCGCGAACATGCAGATGCTCTGGGCGGTGCTCGAGGATCAGATGGTCGAGCTCACGATCCCGTTCCTCGGCGGCGAGGACGCGGCGCGCGTGTCGTGGCAGTACCCGTTCGCGTCGCTCACCGCCGCGGGCGCCGTGCTCGCCGCCGGCTCGGACTGGTCGGTCTCGACGCCCGATCCGTGGGCCGCGATCCACGTCGGCGTCACCCGGACCGAGCCGGGCTCTCGAGGGATGCGGCCGTTCCTGCCCGAGCAGGCGCTGCCGCTGTCGACGGCGCTCGCCGCCTACACGGCCGGCTCGGCGTGGGTGAACCGCTGGGAGTCGGGCGTGCTGGCTCCCGGGCGCCTCGCCGACCTCGCCGTC harbors:
- a CDS encoding spermidine synthase, translated to MTGLPSTTLSNGMHAEMRFSGDGGYQLVVDGTPQSHVDPERPQLLVYEYVQRIGHVLDAMRPGPLTALHLGAGALTLPRYVAATRPGSRQQVIELEPGIVEIVREVAPLPREASIRIRYGDARAVLERLPAGLTGACDLVVVDVFAGSQTPAHVTSLEFHERLRALLAPGGVLCVNLADGRELRFVRSQLATLAHVHAHLAAIADTGFLKGRRYGNLVAVASDEPLRLDGVPAALQRDPWPAKVVEGDELRRFASSGAIVTDATALPSPPPSRSVFG
- a CDS encoding amidohydrolase, which gives rise to MVDAIFTNGPIFTADAARSWATSLAIAGDRIVAVGHDEVLELRTSTTEVVDLRGRLLTPGFVDSHVHPAWGGLDMLRCDLSGTAIDRDAYLAAIADYVAAHPDEPWLLGGGWAMAAFPGGTPLAADLDRIVPDRPAFLTNRDGHGAWANAVALRMAGIDASTPDPADGRIERLADGTPSGTLHEGAMTLVNRLIPVESPERMREALRVAQRYLHSLGVVGWQDAILGDYGDAPNPGPTYLALARSGELTARVRGALWWERGRGVEQIPELVERRDAWSAGTFAATSVKIMQDGVAENFTAGMLEPYCDGHGHATANDGLSFHDPAVLAEALPALERLGFQAHFHAIGDRAVRECLDAVAAARAANGRVDSRPHISHIQVVHPDDRGRFRELGVAANMQMLWAVLEDQMVELTIPFLGGEDAARVSWQYPFASLTAAGAVLAAGSDWSVSTPDPWAAIHVGVTRTEPGSRGMRPFLPEQALPLSTALAAYTAGSAWVNRWESGVLAPGRLADLAVASRDPFAGDVDEIGDTTNDETWVGGRRVFVRE
- a CDS encoding polyamine ABC transporter substrate-binding protein, with the protein product MARRPIRILASRAGSRAITSELTRRGFLAVAAGSGATAFLAACSGPSTSDAPAATGGALEDALAIYTWGDYDAPETLTDFTAEQGPQITLDSYSSNEEMIARLVAANGTSGFDIIVPTGVFIPQLIEQGLVQELNLDLIPNLSNLDPAFAGQDWDPENRYSICKDWGTTGFVFDSTVITRDLQTWEDFLDAAQNEASGRTSLLDAPEDLTGLYFWSNGIPWTTTDEADLDAAEDFLVNTLAQHISAFDSYPGSGAMQQGTQVLMQAWNGDARLGILESDDPDRWQWRLGAPDTELWMDNWCIPTGAPHPEAAHAFIDYVLDPTVSLQELDYIGYHTGVAGIEEAAIAEGLERTDIVFFTEEQLATMHNGEVNEAQPRGVEIWNAMKAAAGQ
- a CDS encoding ABC transporter permease; this translates as MTAPAARRRRRPVTDVLLSVWGWLVMAFLFAPILVIVVYSFNEGRLLASWDGFGFSAYEAAFANRQIVATVLVTIRVAIWSALVATVLGTMAGIALARRPGRWTVWFTALLLLVTVTPEIVDAVALLPWFVQLGTELGITVLNDGIVRLAIGSSLFSTAVVAYLVRSRLVGMDEHLEQAAADLYATPVQALTRVTLPLTAPAVLSGFLLSFTLSLDNTIIAAFVSVQGSTPWPVYILGSVRSGLRPEIAAMSTVMLVLTLLVLVLVAIVLRRSGDSTAQIARTMTGG
- a CDS encoding ABC transporter permease, translated to MTATAPAPAAPASAPPARRRLRAPAFLLALPAWFWLLVFFVAPVGLVLFYSFGYKPSLFETVATDRLSFDRYVEALSPTFASVFASTLWVGVVGTVLCLAIAMPAAYWIATKVPAHRRGLMLGLVLVPFWTNFLVRTIGWRVMLAPEGFLSEWMVGLGLPPIDLLNTRAAVVIGVVYNYLPLMILPLYVAFDRVEGPLREASKDLGADRVRTFLTVTLPLARPGIVAGVLFVYIPLMGDYITATVLGGAQGTMAGQLVASQFQTAQNWALGSAMAVVLIVTTVLSAVVAAGLLWLVTWPLRLSQRLRIGAAS
- a CDS encoding ABC transporter ATP-binding protein, with the translated sequence MTDTAAQAALHAAAEARAGDVTISGVTKRYGDQTAVDGLDLHIAQGEFLSLLGPSGCGKTTTLRMIAGFEEPDAGDIRISGASVVGVPPHRRNVNTVFQQYALFPHLTVAENVAFGLRRARVPRAEIGDRVVEALDMVRMRGFADRRPTALSGGQQQRIALARALVNRPSVLLLDEPLSALDRQLREEMQVELKLLQARLGTTFVFVTHDQGEALSMSDRIAVMRAGRIEQLADADTVYGSPASAYVAGFIGRQNFFAGTAAGSLVEADGLTLRGTASLVDGTAVRAAIRPEAVRLALGEEPGENRLVGRLVGISHLGESMQYIVEAGRHSVVVLTPRPSAPSVQPGDAVTLAWDAGDVAVFPDDRSQPAPETASAAS